TTATATTTCCTTCATGACCGACCCCACCATGGGTGGTGTTTCTGCTAGTCTGGCGATGTTAGGCGATATTAACGTCGCGGAGCCGGATGCCTTGATCGGCTTTGCCGGCCCGCGAGTCATCGAGCAAACCGTGCGCGAGAAGCTGCCGGAAGGTTTCCAACGTAGCGAATTTCTGCAGGAACATGGTGCCATAGACATGATCGTTGATCGCCGCGAGATGCGCGATAAAATAGCCAGCATTCTGGCTATTATGTGCGCCGGCAGCAGCGCCGACGTGGTCGGAGTGATTGCCACCAGCGAGCCATTAAGCAATCAGGGTGAGAGCGATAATCTGCAGTCTCAGGAATAAATACGGTCGAAATGACACGTTTTGATTCGCTGCAAGCCTGGTTGGATTGGCAGGAAAAACTACATCCTCGGCCTATCGATTTAGGGTTGGGAAGAGTTGCCGGCGTATATCGGCAGCTTAATCCCGAACAAAAAAAACCGCTAACCATCACCGTTGCCGGTACCAACGGCAAGGGTTCCTGCGTGGCGTTTCTGGAAGCGATCTATCGGGCCGCGGGCTACCGGGTTGGCGCTTACACATCGCCGCATATTTTGCGCTATAACGAACGCATTCGTATTGATGGTGTGCCGGTCGAGGATGCTTTGATTTGCGATGCTTTTACCCGCATTGATGGGGCGCGCGGCGAGACCAGTTTGAGCTATTTCGAGTTTGGCACGTTGGCGGCTTTGAGTATTTTCGCCGAGGCAGATCTGGATATACAGTTACTGGAAGTCGGTTTAGGCGGCAGACTTGATGCGGTGAATATTATTGACCCCGATGCAGCGATTGTGACGACGATAGCACTTGATCATGTGGATTGGCTGGGGCATACCGAAGAAGCCATCGGTCGGGAAAAAGCCGGCATTTTTAGATCCGGTGTGGCGGCTATAATCGGCGATGCGCAAGCGCCACGCTCAGTAGTCGAAGTAGCCGAGCAAGTCGGAGCCATTGCGCTGCAAATGGACAGTGAATTCAGTTATCAAAAACAGCGCGATAGCTGGGAATGGCGCTCTGCGGATAAGCAAATACATCGCTTGCCGGCGCCGGCGTTTAAGGGCGAGCACCAATATCGAAATGCTTCCGCGGCGATAATGGCTATAAACACCCTACAGCCTCTATTAGCGGTCAGTGACGATGCAATTCGGCAAGGCTTGGAAAGTGCCCGGCTATCAGGACGTTTTCAGTTGATTGTCGGCGCGCCGCGCATTTTGCTTGACGTAGGGCACAACCCGCAGGCTGTGCAAACATTGATCAACTATTTGTCTGAATACTTCCCCGAGATCAGAATACATGCAGTTTTTGCGATGATGCGGGATAAAGATATTGCCGGCGTATTGAACATGATGCGCGACAGAGTGACCACGTGGTATTTGGCGCCACTTGCTAATCCTCGCGCTGCAACTCCGGATATGTTAGAAACCATTTTTCAGCAACAAGGCCTGGATAATGTCCGTAGCGGTTTTACCGATTTTACCGAGGCATTTCAAACTGCCCGGCAAAATACCGGACAGGACGACTTGCTTTTGATTTTTGGTTCTTTTTTTCTAGTATCCGAATATTTATCGAAATTTTCTTAGAGGTGATCAGAATGGATCAAGAGTTAAAGCAGCGATTGATTGGTGCGGCGGTCATTACCGCGTTGGCGGCGATTTTCGTACCAATGTTATTTGACGACCCGATAGACGAAACCGGCAAAAGCATCAATGAATTGAAAATCCCCGAGCTGCCTGCCAAGGCTCAGGACGTGGAAATCATGCCTTTGCCGGAAAAAGTTGAAGAGGTAGCGGAAACTCTGCCGGCCGAGACTGCGCCCAAACAAACGATGAAAGTGCTGGAAGAAGGCGAATCGGAAGCCGAGTTGGAAGCGCCCAAGCCGCAGGTTAAATTGACTGCCAAAGAGACCGTGCCGGCGCCACGCAGTCTGCCGGCCGCCAAACCCGCTGCGCCATCGGCGGCGGTCGCGCAAGTCGATGAAGAACCTGCTGAAGCGGAAGATGTGCCGCCGGCAGTCCTCACTAAACCGAGCAAATCGCCTGTGCCTGCCGTCCAGCCTTTACAAGCGGTGAGTCCAACGCCGAAAGTGCTTAAACCGGTTAACAAATTACCTGAACCTAAAACAGAGGTGGCAGCAACGCCTGTGCCGGCACTAGCCGTCACGCCGGCCAGTAAAGCGCCTGTGGCAGCTGCCGAGGACAGCAATCGCTGGTATTTGCAGGTGGGTACGTTCAGTCAAAAACCCAACGCAGTCAGTTTGCAGGATAATCTCAAGCAACAAGGTTTCGCCGCATCGGTTAGAGAGGTTGCCAGCGATAAAGGTACTGTGTTTAAAGTACGCATAGGGCCTATCGTTGATAAAGCCAAGGCTCAGGCGGTTAAGGCCAAATTGGCGCAAATTAACGTCAACAGTTTTGTTTCGGCGGACGAATAGCCCTTTGCCAACGTCGTTTTGTTTGATTTAGCCGGCTAGATCATGTTGGATTTTGTACCCTGGGCCAAGTTGCTGTGGGTGGATTACGTCGTCATCTCCATTATCTTGATTTCGGCGATAATGGGCCTACTGCGCGGATTTGTTAAAGAAGCGTTTGCATTGGTGCTTTGGATAGTGGCGGTATGGGTGGCAACGCAGTACTGCCGCGATGTTTCGGTATTGTTGCAATCGACCATCAGCTATCCTTCGGCCAGAATCGCCGCCGCGTTCGCGTTGCTTTTTTTCGCCACCTTAATTTTGGGTAGTTTAATCAGTTTTTTGCTGAGTCAGCTTATCGAGAAGACCGGCTTGACCGGTAGTGATCGTCTGCTGGGTATGTTATTCGGTATTGCCCGCGGGGCGGTACTGGTTTCCTTGTTGGTGATGCTGGCCGGGCTAACGCCGTTGCCGGAAGATCCCTGGTGGAAACAATCCCTTCTCATTCCTCCGTTCCAAGCCTTGGCGATGTGGTTGAAAACCCACATGCCGACCGGTTTGGCGGATTACATCCATTATCGATAACTTGGGTCTGCTATGTGTGGTATTGCCGCTATTGTTTCCAATCAAAGTGTTAATCAGGATTTATACGACGCCCTGACGGTACTTCAGCACCGGGGTCAGGATGCCGCCGGTATTGTCACGTGCGACGGTAGCCGTTTGCATTTGCGTAAGGATAACGGTTTGGCGCGGGATGTATTTTCCAGCAAGCAAATGATGAAGCTGAAAGGCAATATGGGCATTGCCCATGTGCGCTATCCGACCGCGGGTTGCACCAGTTCCGCGGAAGCCCAACCTTTTTACGTGAACTCGCCGTTCGGTTTGACCTTGGCGCACAACGGCAATCTGACCAATACCGAAGAACTGAAATATCAGGTGTTCATGGATGACCAACGTCACATCAATACCGATTCAGATTCCGAAGTATTGTTGAACGTATTCGCGCATGAATTGGCGCAATTCGGCAAACTCAAACTAACCGTGGATGACGTGTTCCAGGCCGTCAGTGCCGTGCATAAGCGTATTCGCGGCGCCTATGCCGTGGTGGTGATGATCGCCGGTTTCGGCGTACTGGGTTTCCGAGACCCACATGGCATTCGCCCCATTGTGTTTGGCAAACGCAAAACCGAGGATGGCACTGATTACATGATCGCTTCCGAAAGCGTGGCGCTGGACGTGTTGGATTTTCAATTGATACGCGACATCGAGCCGGGCGAAGCCGTGTTCATCGAAGCGGATGGTCAGTTACATACCCGGCAATGTACCGAATTAGTCGATCATTGCCCGTGTATTTTCGAATATGTGTATTTCGCCCGGCCGGATTCGATCATCGACAATATTTCGGTGTACAAAGCCAGAATGCGGATGGGCAGAAAACTGGCAGAAAAAATTCAACGGGAATGGCCGGACCACGACATCGACGTGGTGATTCCGATTCCGGATACCAGCCGCACCGCTGCGTCCCAGATTGCCCACGACCTAGGTGTGAAGTTTCGCGAAGGCTTTATGAAAAACCGCTATATCGGCCGGACTTTCATAATGCCTGGACAAAAAATGCGCAAAAAATCGGTCAAGCAAAAACTGAATGCTATTTCGCTGGAATTTGACGGTAAGAATGTATTGTTGGTAGACGATTCCATCGTGCGCGGCACGACTTCCGAGCAGATCATCCAGATGGCCCGCGATGCCGGTGCCAAGAAAGTATATTTTGCGTCTGCGGCGCCGCCGGTTCGTTATCCCAATGTCTATGGCATTGATATGCCTGCCGCGCATGAGTTAATAGCGCACGACCGTACCGAGGAGGAAATTTGCCAGGCCTTGGGCGCGGATAAGCTGATTTATCAAAGCTTGGACGATCTGATCGAAG
The window above is part of the Methylomonas sp. ZR1 genome. Proteins encoded here:
- the folC gene encoding bifunctional tetrahydrofolate synthase/dihydrofolate synthase yields the protein MTRFDSLQAWLDWQEKLHPRPIDLGLGRVAGVYRQLNPEQKKPLTITVAGTNGKGSCVAFLEAIYRAAGYRVGAYTSPHILRYNERIRIDGVPVEDALICDAFTRIDGARGETSLSYFEFGTLAALSIFAEADLDIQLLEVGLGGRLDAVNIIDPDAAIVTTIALDHVDWLGHTEEAIGREKAGIFRSGVAAIIGDAQAPRSVVEVAEQVGAIALQMDSEFSYQKQRDSWEWRSADKQIHRLPAPAFKGEHQYRNASAAIMAINTLQPLLAVSDDAIRQGLESARLSGRFQLIVGAPRILLDVGHNPQAVQTLINYLSEYFPEIRIHAVFAMMRDKDIAGVLNMMRDRVTTWYLAPLANPRAATPDMLETIFQQQGLDNVRSGFTDFTEAFQTARQNTGQDDLLLIFGSFFLVSEYLSKFS
- a CDS encoding SPOR domain-containing protein; its protein translation is MDQELKQRLIGAAVITALAAIFVPMLFDDPIDETGKSINELKIPELPAKAQDVEIMPLPEKVEEVAETLPAETAPKQTMKVLEEGESEAELEAPKPQVKLTAKETVPAPRSLPAAKPAAPSAAVAQVDEEPAEAEDVPPAVLTKPSKSPVPAVQPLQAVSPTPKVLKPVNKLPEPKTEVAATPVPALAVTPASKAPVAAAEDSNRWYLQVGTFSQKPNAVSLQDNLKQQGFAASVREVASDKGTVFKVRIGPIVDKAKAQAVKAKLAQINVNSFVSADE
- a CDS encoding CvpA family protein, producing the protein MLDFVPWAKLLWVDYVVISIILISAIMGLLRGFVKEAFALVLWIVAVWVATQYCRDVSVLLQSTISYPSARIAAAFALLFFATLILGSLISFLLSQLIEKTGLTGSDRLLGMLFGIARGAVLVSLLVMLAGLTPLPEDPWWKQSLLIPPFQALAMWLKTHMPTGLADYIHYR
- the purF gene encoding amidophosphoribosyltransferase, translated to MCGIAAIVSNQSVNQDLYDALTVLQHRGQDAAGIVTCDGSRLHLRKDNGLARDVFSSKQMMKLKGNMGIAHVRYPTAGCTSSAEAQPFYVNSPFGLTLAHNGNLTNTEELKYQVFMDDQRHINTDSDSEVLLNVFAHELAQFGKLKLTVDDVFQAVSAVHKRIRGAYAVVVMIAGFGVLGFRDPHGIRPIVFGKRKTEDGTDYMIASESVALDVLDFQLIRDIEPGEAVFIEADGQLHTRQCTELVDHCPCIFEYVYFARPDSIIDNISVYKARMRMGRKLAEKIQREWPDHDIDVVIPIPDTSRTAASQIAHDLGVKFREGFMKNRYIGRTFIMPGQKMRKKSVKQKLNAISLEFDGKNVLLVDDSIVRGTTSEQIIQMARDAGAKKVYFASAAPPVRYPNVYGIDMPAAHELIAHDRTEEEICQALGADKLIYQSLDDLIEAVGRGNPDIKHFDTSCFSHDYITGDIDDAYLARIEALRNDNAQELRNSSSFIIEMQVAK